One genomic segment of Arachis duranensis cultivar V14167 chromosome 4, aradu.V14167.gnm2.J7QH, whole genome shotgun sequence includes these proteins:
- the LOC107486666 gene encoding uncharacterized protein LOC107486666, translated as MSVAPSRQEILSLFRSLIRVARTFPDYNIREYMKRRTIDAFRDNRALSDASSISTAFSDGKSQLEVAKRQSVVYSLYAPPLRSVMELQNPKTPA; from the coding sequence ATGAGTGTGGCACCTTCACGACAAgaaattctctctcttttccgTTCGCTGATACGAGTTGCTCGAACCTTCCCAGATTATAACATTAGGGAATACATGAAACGACGCACCATCGATGCGTTTCGCGACAACCGCGCCCTCTCCGACGCATCTTCCATTTCCACTGCTTTCTCCGACGGAAAGTCTCAGCTCGAGGTTGCAAAACGACAGTCCGTTGTGTACTCTCTATACGCCCCTCCACTCAGGAGCGTCATGGAGctccaaaaccctaaaacgCCTGCTTAA
- the LOC107486665 gene encoding BAG family molecular chaperone regulator 8, chloroplastic, producing MASPYYNNHHHHHHHNQPPPPPPPPSCTHCCCNPPTATYTYTCCTTSPPPQPQDHLLQAISSLLSHQQQQPHHHPTIIPRYRSHFPKSHNNILTHQHQHQPQHEPHSSISSLIHRIESLESSLTHHSLSSSSSSSLSLRHAAARVIQTHFRSYLVRRSRTLRDLKRLALIKSTFTSLESSLSHNTHFDFVALSHKVVNLLLQLDSIEGCDPMIVDGKRSISRDLVQFLDSIEGVAVKKHTRCVKAAKSGRVSQRVNKPRDSGDDDERRKLLQNLRGRVERISRLCKLSETNEGDLEHDHGDGVGGNYDYNYDDADGYGDGVANVVVPPKKNGVFVVQKQGFQPRVKKSVKFAENGKICEVYSGSSASYEPDLSEDVACLDGSSSSDYDQGEVSEIVGNAAEDVAVDSSQGAEDDEEEAALVENGGSSRSSDDGRRNPNIRGIKNNGRNVVNQGHQERILFSAPMPVKMENKAELMKSKGVSFFT from the exons ATGGCCTCTCCCTACtacaacaaccaccaccaccaccaccaccataaccaacctcctcctcctcctcctcctccttcttgcACTCATTGCTGCTGCAACCCCCCCACAGCCACCTACACCTACACTTGCTGCACCACCTCACCACCACCACAACCACAAGATCACCTTCTCCAAGCCATTTCTTCACTCCTctctcatcaacaacaacaaccccACCACCACCCCACTATCATTCCCCGCTACCGCTCCCATTTCCCGAAATCCCATAACAACATCCTCActcaccaacaccaacaccaacctcaacatgaacctcattCCTCCATCTCTTCTCTCATCCACCGCATCGAGTCCCTCGAATCCTCCCTCACTCACcactccctctcttcctcttcttcttcatcactctCTCTCCGACATGCTGCAGCGCGTGTCATCCAAACCCATTTCCGCTCCTACCTCGTTCGCAGATCGAGAACCCTAAGGGACCTCAAGCGCCTCGCTCTCATCAAGTCTACCTTCACTTCCCTCGAATCCTCCCTTTCCCACAATACCCACTTCGATTTTGTTGCTCTCTCCCACAAAGTTGTCAACTTGCTTCTCCAGCTCGATTCCATTGAG GGTTGTGATCCGATGATTGTGGATGGGAAGAGATCAATTAGTAGGGATTTGGTTCAGTTTCTGGATTCAATCGAAGGGGTTGCAGTGAAGAAGCATACACGTTGTGTCAAGGCTGCAAAGAGCGGCAGGGTTTCTCAGAGAGTGAACAAACCTAGAGATTcaggtgatgatgatgagaggAGGAAGCTCTTGCAGAATTTGAGGGGCAGGGTTGAGAGAATTAGCAGATTGTGTAAGCTTTCCGAAACCAATGAAGGAGATTTAGAGCATGATCATGGTGATGGTGTTGGTGGTAACTATGATTATAATTACGATGATGCTGATGGTTACGGTGATGGAGTTGCCAATGTTGTAGTGCCCCCTAAGAAAAATGGGGTCTTTGTTGTTCAGAAACAAGGATTCCAACCTAGGGTGAAGAAAAGTGTGAAATTTGCAGAGAATGGGAAGATCTGTGAGGTGTATAGCGGCAGCAGTGCTTCTTACGAACCGGATCTAAGTGAAGATGTGGCTTGCTTGGATGGAAGTTCATCTAGTGATTATGACCAAGGAGAGGTTTCTGAGATTGTTGGTAATGCAGCTGAAGATGTTGCTGTGGATTCTTCTCAGGGTGCTgaggatgatgaagaagaagcagcctTGGTGGAAAATGGAGGATCGTCACGTAGCAGTGATGATGGCAGAAGGAACCCTAATATAAGGGGGATAAAAAATAATGGCAGAAATGTAGTGAATCAGGGGCACCAAGAGAGAATTCTGTTCTCTGCTCCAATGCCTGTTAAGATGGAAAATAAAGCTGAGTTGATGAAGAGTAAAGGTGTGAGTTTTTTTACGTGA
- the LOC107486664 gene encoding uncharacterized protein LOC107486664: MDYTTWPEFQHAQAQTPTLPSSSSLYSYSYPPLPSSSSYTANFVPYPQNPNPPSSIPPNTVLEPVVNPPGVDSYVPPLPLPTTQAVGGHEQLLPQNYSYTQTQTQIVGTDPNSLVASSGYYYDPNAQNWGDTAGGAVMQYGSDPLAYGDISMASNGTEQLAVANTNPAAWWTNTAMQVQTQAQAQAQPLGNNKWKQLLKKKPRTVNVQPAYCEVCKIDCTSKEVLDQHKLGKKHKKNVEKLRELLRPPQPQVHPPADGSSNPVIGPQLWNKCKRKSIETPEDLEKKKKKVLEGGAAAAAVKVCSICNVVCNSETVYNFHLRGQKHAAMLKKASENILSNGK; the protein is encoded by the exons ATGGACTACACCACTTGGCCTGAATTTCAGCATGCCCAAGCCCAAACCCCAACACTACCCTCTTCATCTTCATTATATTCATACTCATACCCTCCTCTTCCATCTTCATCATCGTACACCGCCAATTTCGTCCCTTACCCTCAAAACCCTAACCCTCCTTCTTCAATTCCTCCCAACACTGTTTTAGAACCTGTGGTCAACCCTCCGGGTGTTGATTCCTATGTTCCCCCATTGCCATTGCCAACAACCCAAGCTGTTGGTGGTCATGAACAACTTCTTCCCCAAAATTACTCATACACCCAAACCCAAACCCAAATTGTGGGTACTGACCCTAATTCGTTGGTGGCTTCTTCTGGGTACTACTATGATCCCAATGCTCAAAATTGGGGTGATACTGCTGGAGGAGCTGTTATGCAATATGGTTCTGACCCTCTTGCTTATGGAGAT ATCTCTATGGCATCAAATGGCACAGAACAGTTGGCTGTTGCAAATACTAATCCCGCTGCATGGTGGACCAATACAGCTATGCAAGTTCAAACACAAGCGCAAGCACAAGCACAACCTCTTGGCAATAACAAATGGAAGCAGCTGCTGAAGAAGAAACCTAGAACTGTGAATGTTCAACCTGCATATTGCGAAGTTTGCAAGATAGATTGCACCAGCAAAGAGGTATTGGATCAACATAAATTAGGAAAGAAGCACAAGAAGAATGTAGAGAAACTAAGAGAATTATTAAGACCCCCCCAGCCACAAGTCCATCCACCGGCCGATGGGTCATCTAATCCGGTTATAGGGCCACAATTGTGGAATAAGTGTAAGAGGAAATCAATTGAAACTCCAGAGGATttggagaaaaagaagaagaaagttcTGGAAGGAGGAGCAGCGGCCGCAGCAGTTAAAGTATGTTCTATATGTAATGTGGTATGTAATAGTGAAACAGTTTATAATTTCCACCTTCGCGGACAAAAGCATGCTGCCATGTTGAAGAAAGCATCTGAAAATATACTATCCAATggaaaatga